Proteins from a single region of Antechinus flavipes isolate AdamAnt ecotype Samford, QLD, Australia chromosome 2, AdamAnt_v2, whole genome shotgun sequence:
- the GTF2A2 gene encoding transcription initiation factor IIA subunit 2 isoform X2 codes for MAYQLYRNTTLGNSLQESLDELIQSQQITPQLALQVLLQFDKAINSALAQRVRNRVNFRGSLNTYRFCDNVWTFVLNDVEFREVTELIKVDKVKIVACDGKNTGSNTAE; via the exons ATGGCATATCAATTATATAGAAATACCACTCTGGGAAATAGCCTTCAGGAAAGTCTCGATGAGCTCATACAG TCTCAACAGATCACCCCCCAGCTTGCCCTTCAAGTTCTACTTCAGTTTGACAAGGCTATAAATTCAGCATTGGCTCAGCGAGTCAGGAACAGAGTCAATTTCAGG ggCTCTCTAAATACGTACAGATTCTGCGATAATGTATGGACTTTTGTATTGAATGATGTTGAATTCAGAGAGGTGACAGAGCTTATTAAAGTGGATAAAGTGAAAATTGTCGCCTGTGATGGTAAAA ACACTGGCTCCAATACTGcagaatga